From a single Paenibacillus sp. FSL R5-0345 genomic region:
- a CDS encoding carbohydrate ABC transporter permease, which translates to MKSADRGILSEHDLKKTSNKIVYGLMCVVILVMVFSMLYPICMTLFNGLKSNQEVNSFPPHFFPQEWHFSNLKDAMNYIDLPMFLRNTIYIFLGNMVVTLVVLGMSAFSISRMNVPYKRAIYFFFLMTLFIPATSYMIPNFVNLKELGLLNQYAAFWLPAGANTFYFLLLKNFFDGIHPEIFEAARIDGASEPRSFFSIAVPLSIPIFATLAIFIFSTAWNDWFWPSLVMHSEEKYTLATAIYKYVINVKALNTNIKFAILFLVSLPPIIVFLIFQKFIMRGVALSAVKG; encoded by the coding sequence ATGAAGAGCGCAGATAGAGGGATTCTTTCAGAACACGATTTGAAAAAAACAAGTAATAAGATTGTTTACGGTTTGATGTGTGTAGTCATTTTGGTTATGGTTTTTAGCATGCTGTACCCGATTTGTATGACGTTATTCAACGGATTGAAGTCGAATCAAGAGGTGAATTCATTCCCGCCGCATTTTTTCCCTCAGGAATGGCACTTCAGCAACCTTAAGGATGCAATGAATTACATTGATCTGCCGATGTTTCTTAGAAACACCATTTATATTTTTTTAGGGAATATGGTTGTGACTTTAGTCGTATTGGGAATGTCCGCTTTTAGTATTTCCCGTATGAATGTTCCATACAAAAGAGCGATTTACTTCTTCTTCCTGATGACATTGTTTATTCCGGCTACCAGCTACATGATTCCGAACTTTGTCAATTTGAAGGAGCTGGGATTGCTGAATCAGTACGCGGCTTTCTGGTTGCCAGCAGGTGCGAACACCTTCTACTTTCTTTTGTTAAAGAACTTTTTTGACGGGATTCATCCAGAAATCTTTGAAGCAGCACGAATTGATGGAGCCTCTGAGCCGAGAAGCTTTTTCTCCATTGCTGTACCACTTTCAATTCCGATTTTTGCAACTTTAGCGATCTTTATCTTTTCTACCGCTTGGAATGACTGGTTCTGGCCATCTCTAGTTATGCACAGTGAAGAGAAATATACGCTTGCGACAGCCATTTATAAATACGTTATTAATGTGAAGGCACTCAATACTAATATTAAATTTGCTATCCTGTTTTTAGTATCGTTGCCACCAATCATTGTCTTCTTGATTTTCCAGAAATTCATTATGCGTGGGGTTGCTTTGTCAGCAGTGAAAGGATAA
- a CDS encoding carbohydrate ABC transporter permease — protein sequence MNQTAVVTENPATLKGTPYKQNRWKKNFWGYMFLVPAVIIFIMFLWVPIFKGLLYSFYHVDFVKGNSFVGFENYSRALSDPDVLTALKNTGYYMFLCLIIGFWVPIAFAIMISELRKFGGFVRVAAYLPFVMPGVVLYGLWRWLYDPVGPINALLGTMGVDQVAFLTDTRWSMISLVFMETWQQFGSGMLIYLAAVLSIPRDWYEAAEIDGAGIWARIKYITLPSLRNLIFLMLILQIIGTSQGYQSQMALLDGGPNNTTLTYALLIVKYAFTRLDYGTATALGMLMFIVLGGLGILQFKLNKEDY from the coding sequence ATGAATCAAACCGCAGTAGTAACCGAAAACCCGGCGACGCTGAAGGGGACACCGTACAAGCAAAACCGCTGGAAGAAAAACTTTTGGGGATATATGTTCCTCGTACCTGCCGTAATTATTTTTATTATGTTTTTGTGGGTTCCAATTTTCAAAGGCTTACTGTACAGCTTTTACCATGTGGATTTTGTTAAAGGGAATAGCTTTGTAGGCTTTGAGAACTACAGTAGAGCACTTAGTGATCCAGATGTCTTGACTGCATTAAAGAACACTGGGTATTACATGTTTTTATGTCTTATTATTGGGTTTTGGGTTCCGATTGCTTTTGCTATCATGATCTCGGAGCTGAGAAAGTTTGGGGGTTTTGTACGTGTAGCGGCTTATCTGCCTTTCGTTATGCCTGGTGTCGTCCTGTATGGACTGTGGAGATGGCTATATGATCCGGTGGGTCCAATTAATGCGTTACTAGGTACAATGGGTGTGGACCAAGTTGCCTTCTTAACAGATACAAGATGGTCCATGATTTCACTTGTGTTTATGGAGACATGGCAGCAGTTCGGATCAGGGATGTTAATATACTTGGCTGCTGTACTCAGCATTCCGCGAGATTGGTATGAAGCCGCTGAGATTGATGGGGCAGGTATATGGGCACGAATAAAGTACATCACTTTGCCTTCACTGCGTAATTTAATCTTTTTGATGTTGATTCTACAAATTATTGGTACTTCACAAGGGTATCAGTCACAAATGGCGTTACTTGATGGTGGGCCGAATAACACTACACTTACCTACGCATTGTTGATTGTAAAATATGCATTTACAAGACTCGATTATGGAACAGCTACTGCGCTTGGCATGTTAATGTTCATTGTCCTGGGTGGTTTGGGCATTTTACAGTTCAAGCTTAACAAGGAGGACTACTAA
- a CDS encoding response regulator: MFNILVVDDEPLICKGLSNLLASSGLDISNIYTANSGFEALDCIRMEEIDLLVTDIQMGAMSGIDLMQHAKLAKPWVQTIVISAHETFQYAQMAVRLGAKDYLIKPLNSEQFLDSVRNVLLKMGKPSPELDVFMSGINESFRLEEPLPEFSKLLNELLIDPGVVLAEADNLLKLDNLKLQGPYFSVLKLKVPLSGMNQEKQYTLRDRRLLCYAALNIAKELMDQEWNSIAFYAPDGEITIIIQWDEKSYEDSSASQINRLDILGRSLHFNIHKYLHLNVVIGISQILKGLSFMAVLNRQASNAILWNNEHSDHYVFYYGDFNWNSYTSDPSVEELHTHSNLIVQKAKEYIDENYAQKGLTIHDVAKKNHVSPNYLSYLFKKNTGYNLWEYVIKLRMEESREMILNTDLRRYEIAERVGYESPEHFSKIFKKYYGISPSELKK; encoded by the coding sequence ATGTTCAATATATTGGTAGTAGATGACGAACCATTGATTTGTAAAGGACTGAGCAATTTATTAGCTTCATCCGGGCTGGATATTTCTAATATTTATACAGCTAATAGCGGATTTGAGGCGTTGGACTGTATCCGCATGGAGGAAATTGATCTGCTCGTTACGGATATTCAGATGGGTGCAATGAGTGGAATTGATCTGATGCAGCATGCAAAACTTGCCAAACCATGGGTTCAGACTATCGTGATTTCTGCACATGAGACGTTTCAATATGCTCAAATGGCCGTTAGGCTCGGTGCTAAGGATTATTTAATTAAGCCTTTGAATAGTGAGCAGTTTTTGGATTCGGTCAGAAATGTGCTCCTTAAGATGGGTAAGCCCTCACCAGAACTAGACGTTTTCATGTCAGGGATTAACGAGAGCTTTCGACTGGAAGAGCCGCTTCCAGAATTCAGCAAGCTTTTGAATGAATTGCTCATCGACCCTGGAGTTGTACTTGCTGAGGCAGATAACCTGCTGAAGCTGGATAACCTGAAGCTGCAAGGGCCGTATTTTTCCGTCTTAAAACTTAAGGTACCACTGTCTGGAATGAACCAAGAGAAGCAGTACACTTTGCGGGACAGACGGCTTCTTTGTTATGCTGCGCTGAACATTGCCAAAGAACTAATGGATCAGGAATGGAACTCGATAGCTTTTTATGCACCGGATGGTGAGATTACGATCATTATTCAATGGGATGAAAAAAGCTATGAGGATTCATCTGCCAGCCAAATCAATAGACTAGATATTCTTGGACGCAGTCTTCATTTTAATATCCATAAATACTTACATCTGAACGTGGTCATTGGCATCAGCCAGATTCTAAAGGGGCTTTCGTTTATGGCTGTATTGAACCGTCAGGCTTCCAATGCAATTCTCTGGAACAATGAGCACAGTGACCATTATGTGTTCTATTATGGGGATTTCAACTGGAACAGTTACACGAGTGATCCATCTGTAGAAGAGCTTCATACCCATAGCAATCTGATCGTACAAAAAGCTAAAGAATATATTGACGAGAACTATGCGCAAAAAGGACTGACGATTCACGATGTGGCTAAGAAGAATCATGTTAGTCCCAATTATTTGAGTTACCTATTTAAGAAAAATACAGGTTATAACCTGTGGGAATATGTAATCAAGCTCCGGATGGAAGAAAGTCGGGAAATGATTTTGAATACCGATCTTCGCAGATACGAAATTGCGGAACGTGTAGGTTATGAATCACCCGAGCATTTTAGTAAAATTTTCAAAAAATATTATGGGATTAGCCCCAGCGAATTGAAGAAGTAA
- a CDS encoding cache domain-containing sensor histidine kinase: MLSRLIRLIRKLNVKQQLILLFLIMISPILFLNIYGNMKAEQILKRHVTNAYVELNKQNFTIINRDIDTVNKITTTVIQNPLIQQINMTGSDTILERVKRYETIEKLLVSYSQGAERGDGIHYSLYIYDPNDYYFFAPNFPQVKKAGVYFFSKAEEPYWFEEVVQKKGRGSLKFTERLSAQAENLKTLTYMRAVNNISRKAETIGVLVITKMDSKIGESLKSISLPDGEIYLTDLNNRVLASTTNNTGEVIALPETVVAEDLEGTVDVITSDFIYVVNNNHALGQKLVYKVPVKALLQQQNEMKSVIQYITVAYAVFGLIMITYFWRSLMTPLQKLAFFVRKYEPGNRVPETPRRGSNDEVSVLIASTYDMARRLNGLITYKYQMELKQKESQLQLLYQQINPHLLYNTLESIYWKSSLEGNVESAEMIKELSKLMKISLSRGRELITLEEELEHATAYIKLQQHRYDYVFRVVMDIHPNTKSNLIPKITLQPLIENAIIHGVKNMGEDGEITITAVCEDETVRISIEDNGYKSVDYEAIEAVLNDDSPNPTSGYGIRNINQRIHLHFGSDYGISYTPRTEGGTLVTVKLPKSENQD; the protein is encoded by the coding sequence GTGTTGTCTAGGCTGATTAGATTGATTCGAAAGCTGAACGTCAAGCAGCAGCTCATCCTGCTATTTCTGATTATGATTTCTCCGATCCTCTTTTTGAACATATATGGGAATATGAAGGCGGAGCAAATACTGAAGCGCCATGTTACGAATGCTTATGTGGAATTGAACAAGCAGAACTTTACGATTATTAATCGGGATATCGACACAGTAAATAAAATCACTACCACCGTGATACAGAATCCTCTGATTCAGCAAATTAATATGACTGGCTCGGATACCATACTGGAGAGAGTCAAACGGTATGAGACGATAGAGAAGTTGTTGGTCAGTTACTCCCAGGGTGCTGAACGGGGGGATGGTATTCATTACTCCCTTTATATATACGATCCGAATGATTATTACTTTTTCGCCCCCAATTTCCCACAGGTTAAGAAGGCGGGCGTTTATTTCTTTTCCAAAGCCGAAGAGCCATACTGGTTTGAAGAGGTTGTTCAGAAGAAGGGACGCGGCTCACTGAAGTTCACGGAGAGGCTAAGCGCGCAAGCAGAGAATTTAAAAACACTAACTTACATGAGAGCTGTAAACAACATTTCCAGAAAAGCGGAGACGATTGGCGTTTTGGTCATCACCAAAATGGACTCTAAAATTGGAGAATCCCTCAAATCAATCTCTTTGCCTGACGGAGAAATTTACTTAACAGACTTGAATAACCGTGTTCTTGCTTCCACTACGAATAATACTGGAGAAGTAATTGCGTTGCCGGAGACGGTGGTTGCTGAGGATTTGGAAGGTACAGTAGATGTGATTACCTCCGATTTTATCTATGTGGTTAACAATAACCATGCGCTTGGTCAAAAGCTGGTCTACAAAGTTCCAGTAAAGGCGCTATTGCAGCAACAGAACGAAATGAAAAGTGTTATTCAATATATCACCGTGGCTTATGCAGTATTTGGACTGATTATGATAACGTACTTTTGGCGTTCATTAATGACTCCTTTGCAAAAGCTGGCTTTTTTCGTGCGAAAATACGAGCCGGGTAATCGTGTTCCAGAGACGCCGCGGAGGGGGAGTAATGATGAGGTCAGTGTGCTGATTGCTTCTACCTATGACATGGCCCGCAGGCTTAACGGATTAATCACATATAAATACCAGATGGAGCTTAAACAGAAGGAATCACAGCTTCAACTGCTATATCAACAGATCAACCCCCATTTACTTTATAACACCCTAGAGAGCATTTATTGGAAAAGCTCATTAGAAGGGAATGTCGAATCCGCCGAGATGATCAAGGAATTGTCCAAACTTATGAAGATCAGTCTTAGTCGGGGAAGGGAGCTGATTACCCTTGAAGAAGAGCTGGAGCATGCAACGGCTTATATCAAGCTGCAGCAGCACCGCTATGATTACGTATTTCGAGTTGTGATGGATATTCACCCAAATACGAAAAGCAACCTAATTCCTAAAATTACGCTGCAGCCATTAATAGAAAATGCTATTATTCATGGGGTCAAAAATATGGGCGAGGATGGTGAGATCACCATCACTGCAGTTTGTGAGGACGAAACCGTTAGGATCTCTATTGAAGATAACGGATATAAGTCTGTTGATTATGAAGCCATTGAAGCTGTATTGAATGATGACAGTCCGAATCCTACCAGCGGTTATGGTATCCGTAATATTAACCAGCGTATTCATTTACATTTTGGCTCTGATTATGGCATCAGCTATACCCCTCGTACAGAAGGCGGAACGCTAGTAACAGTCAAGCTTCCGAAATCGGAGAATCAGGACTAA
- the pgmB gene encoding beta-phosphoglucomutase gives MLQNMKGAIFDLDGVIVDTAKYHYLAWASLADELGFTFTEEDNERLKGVSRMRSLDILLEVGGLQFEEAEKLAMAEKKNRLYVEYISKLEESELLPGVKEYLTGLRTRGIGIALGSASKNAEFILNKLNITDLFDAVVDGNKVSLAKPHPEVFLIAGQELGLQPDECVVFEDAEAGVQAGKAAGMKVVGIGKPEVLKEADMVVKGLYELLTD, from the coding sequence ATGTTGCAAAATATGAAAGGCGCCATCTTTGATCTGGATGGCGTAATCGTAGACACAGCTAAATATCATTATTTGGCTTGGGCGAGTCTTGCTGACGAGCTAGGCTTTACATTTACAGAAGAGGATAACGAACGTCTTAAGGGCGTGAGCCGGATGAGATCGCTCGATATTCTTCTGGAGGTTGGCGGCCTACAATTTGAAGAAGCGGAGAAGCTTGCGATGGCGGAGAAGAAGAACCGCCTATATGTAGAGTACATCTCTAAGCTTGAGGAGTCGGAACTGCTACCTGGGGTCAAAGAATACTTAACTGGACTGAGAACGCGCGGGATTGGAATTGCGTTAGGTTCAGCTAGTAAGAATGCAGAGTTTATTTTGAATAAGCTGAATATTACGGATCTGTTCGATGCCGTAGTTGACGGTAACAAAGTGTCACTTGCCAAGCCGCACCCGGAGGTGTTCTTGATCGCTGGTCAGGAGCTAGGCTTACAGCCGGATGAATGTGTCGTGTTTGAGGATGCGGAAGCGGGCGTTCAAGCAGGTAAGGCTGCAGGTATGAAGGTAGTAGGTATTGGCAAGCCGGAAGTGTTGAAGGAAGCTGATATGGTTGTAAAAGGATTATATGAGTTGTTGACAGACTAA
- a CDS encoding glycosyl hydrolase family 65 protein: protein MSWAVRDSHFDKQLVTTNGNKYMLGNGYMGYRGTLEEFGKTELVAVTLAGLYDKAGNKWREPVNAPNGLWTKVVCNGQPLSVLELEPSSHMQELNIRSAIHHRNTEYDISDGGTLTFTADRFVSQDNLHLLVSKYSIHSTQDCQIVIETGIDVDVWDINGPHLFGQKVQSQDEVLVYSSTSGELNIPVVVAERAVFNFGDQQLDEGASIRRISFEARAGETYEWFKYVAVYTGLDVSAPESEAVKSVQAAETLGYDELLQAHRQQWEERWSLSDVIIEGDEDAQFALRYSIYQLLIIAPTVSEKVSIPARGLSGQVYKGAVFWDTEMFMLPFFLHTDPKVARNLMMYRIHTLDGARRKAAEYGFLGAFYAWESQDTGDDACTLFNVNDVFTGRPMRTYFRDKQVHISGDVVHGIWKYVQFTGDESLLTSGGAEVIWECARFFYSYAYYNSVKERFEILDVTGPDEYHERVNNNAFTNALVKETLEIALRTAELLQDKYPEVYSQLSTEFSEGPFLTEFKAMLDSFYVPQPDPASLVIEQFDRYFTLEDIELPELKSRVLNKNEYLGGGNGLATTTTILKQADVVLMLNLFKHSFTKEVKQANWEFYEPRTEHGSSLSPCIYALVAADIGSPDWGYPYFMRTATVDLTGESKQYVGDLYIGGTHPAANGGAWMAAVLGFAGLDYDGGTVHIKPSLPKHWQSVELPVTLRGDTFKLRISKDEVTVTTAADYSGTLVFSVQGREGKSCGAGESLRLTLAETTV, encoded by the coding sequence ATGAGCTGGGCGGTTAGGGATAGTCATTTCGACAAGCAACTGGTGACGACGAACGGGAACAAATATATGTTAGGCAATGGCTATATGGGATATCGCGGCACACTGGAGGAATTCGGTAAAACTGAGTTAGTTGCCGTAACTTTAGCCGGTCTATATGACAAAGCGGGAAATAAGTGGAGAGAACCTGTCAATGCTCCGAATGGATTATGGACCAAGGTTGTCTGTAACGGTCAGCCTTTAAGTGTGCTAGAGCTTGAACCGAGCTCTCATATGCAGGAGCTGAATATCCGCAGTGCGATTCATCATCGGAATACTGAGTATGATATATCTGACGGAGGAACGTTGACGTTCACAGCAGATCGTTTTGTAAGCCAGGACAATCTTCATCTGCTCGTTAGTAAATACTCTATCCATAGTACACAAGATTGCCAAATTGTGATTGAGACCGGGATTGACGTAGATGTATGGGATATCAATGGTCCCCACCTCTTTGGTCAAAAGGTACAGTCACAGGACGAGGTACTCGTCTATTCCTCTACGAGTGGAGAATTGAACATTCCGGTAGTTGTAGCGGAGAGAGCCGTATTTAATTTTGGAGATCAGCAACTGGATGAGGGCGCTAGTATTCGCCGGATTTCTTTTGAAGCGCGTGCGGGTGAGACCTATGAATGGTTTAAGTACGTTGCGGTATATACTGGACTTGATGTTAGTGCACCGGAGTCAGAAGCAGTGAAGTCTGTCCAAGCTGCTGAAACGCTCGGTTATGACGAGTTATTACAGGCTCATCGCCAGCAATGGGAAGAAAGATGGTCACTTAGCGATGTCATTATCGAAGGCGATGAGGATGCCCAGTTTGCTCTAAGATACAGTATTTATCAGCTGTTAATTATTGCACCTACGGTTTCGGAAAAGGTTTCTATCCCGGCTCGTGGTTTATCGGGTCAGGTTTATAAAGGAGCCGTATTCTGGGATACAGAGATGTTTATGCTGCCGTTCTTCCTGCATACGGATCCAAAGGTTGCTCGCAACCTGATGATGTACCGGATTCATACCTTGGACGGAGCTCGCCGGAAGGCCGCGGAATATGGTTTTTTGGGAGCATTCTATGCTTGGGAAAGTCAGGATACAGGAGACGATGCTTGTACACTGTTTAATGTGAATGATGTATTTACCGGTCGACCAATGCGGACTTATTTCCGCGATAAGCAGGTTCATATCAGTGGAGATGTTGTACATGGGATCTGGAAATACGTTCAATTTACAGGTGACGAGAGTCTGCTAACTAGCGGAGGGGCGGAAGTGATCTGGGAATGTGCCCGGTTCTTCTACTCTTATGCTTACTATAATTCAGTAAAAGAACGCTTCGAGATTCTAGATGTAACAGGTCCAGACGAATATCATGAGCGTGTGAACAATAATGCTTTTACGAATGCTCTGGTTAAGGAGACACTGGAGATTGCCTTGCGTACAGCAGAATTGCTGCAAGATAAGTATCCGGAAGTATACAGCCAACTGTCTACAGAGTTTAGTGAAGGTCCGTTTCTGACAGAGTTCAAAGCTATGCTGGATAGCTTCTATGTTCCGCAGCCAGACCCAGCCAGCCTTGTCATCGAACAATTCGACCGTTACTTCACCTTAGAGGATATCGAGCTGCCAGAATTGAAATCCCGTGTACTTAACAAAAATGAGTATTTGGGTGGCGGTAATGGATTAGCCACAACTACAACCATACTGAAGCAAGCGGATGTCGTATTGATGTTAAATCTATTCAAACATTCCTTCACCAAGGAAGTGAAACAAGCGAACTGGGAATTCTACGAACCGCGCACCGAGCATGGGTCAAGTCTTAGTCCTTGTATCTACGCTTTGGTAGCTGCCGATATTGGTTCTCCGGATTGGGGATATCCATATTTTATGCGCACAGCTACTGTAGATCTCACGGGAGAATCTAAGCAGTATGTAGGGGATCTCTATATTGGTGGTACCCACCCAGCCGCTAACGGCGGTGCTTGGATGGCTGCGGTACTTGGTTTTGCAGGGTTGGATTACGATGGCGGAACTGTCCATATCAAACCTTCACTGCCTAAACATTGGCAGTCTGTTGAGCTTCCGGTTACGCTTCGGGGAGATACCTTTAAACTGCGGATCAGCAAGGATGAAGTTACAGTTACCACAGCAGCCGACTACAGCGGGACTCTGGTGTTCTCGGTACAAGGGCGAGAAGGTAAGTCCTGTGGTGCAGGTGAGAGCTTGCGGCTAACCTTGGCCGAAACAACAGTATAG
- a CDS encoding glycoside hydrolase family 65 protein, which produces MAKVADKYLKVDPWAIIEEGFDPERNRTSESIFSLGNEYMGVRGYAEEGYSGDSLQGSYFNGLNEQLDIGNHYKGIIRSLRYMVNAVDWLYTRITVNGEQLDLAKSKISDYVRKLDLRSGTYRRELIWHLNDGKSLKVVFTRLVSMTMSHLGLQRVEFEPLNFSGSVDICAGLDFSIIHEERGECMWSSLRSGEQGATTAIMARTVNTANKLFSSFTLQSSQPLQLTRTEHDKFIGQSFTLELAQGESTHFTKLVINYSDNESAHTAEELWSKGLSLAESASQLKDTQIFADQTAYWNGIWETSDIRIEGDPENQQGIRFCIFQLYQTYHGDHPGFNIGAKGLTGEVYRGLAFWDTESYCLPFYMFNNPKAARSLLDFRYKTLPQAMQRAKDVDCEGACYPIATIDGTESCDLWQHSNLQLHVGTAISYGIWHYVKNTGDKEFLHSKGAEMLVQISRFYATRGQWGQQSGKYGYFGVMGPDEFQLMVNNNCYINLMAQKSFEYTLNTLREMKEQAPTAFATVVEKTGLRDEELNDWKNKADHMKIPVDEVTGVFEEHDGFFDMPHIDIHSIPVTEFPLYSNWSYDRLYRYDMIKQPDVLMFMFLYNGQFSKEAKLANYEYYESRCIHESSLSPSIHSILASEIGKPEEAYSFFEFATRLDLDNYNRNTREGLHTTSIAAAWMNIVYGFGGMRSDGERLSFQPSLPERWNEYSFQVMYEGVLLRILVNKTSVTLTAIHGGSTDIIVYGQSITVDASGTTLPLGEGMLAR; this is translated from the coding sequence ATGGCTAAAGTGGCTGACAAATATCTTAAGGTAGATCCTTGGGCAATTATTGAAGAGGGCTTTGATCCAGAACGAAATCGGACCTCGGAATCTATTTTTTCACTAGGAAATGAGTATATGGGTGTGCGGGGGTATGCTGAGGAAGGTTACTCTGGGGATTCCCTGCAAGGCAGTTATTTCAACGGGTTAAATGAACAATTGGACATTGGCAATCATTATAAAGGAATCATTCGCTCGCTGAGATACATGGTGAATGCGGTGGACTGGCTGTATACGCGGATCACTGTGAATGGTGAACAGCTGGATCTGGCAAAAAGTAAAATATCGGATTATGTACGTAAACTTGATCTTCGTAGTGGAACCTACCGGCGGGAGCTGATCTGGCACCTAAATGATGGCAAAAGCTTAAAAGTTGTCTTTACACGCTTAGTCAGCATGACGATGTCTCATCTGGGGCTACAGCGGGTGGAATTTGAGCCACTTAATTTTTCGGGCAGCGTAGACATTTGTGCGGGTCTTGATTTCAGCATTATTCATGAGGAACGCGGCGAATGTATGTGGAGTAGTCTCCGCAGCGGAGAACAAGGAGCTACCACTGCTATTATGGCGAGAACAGTGAACACAGCTAACAAGCTATTCTCCAGCTTTACTTTACAATCTTCGCAGCCGCTTCAGCTTACCCGAACTGAACATGATAAATTTATAGGGCAAAGCTTTACTTTGGAGCTTGCTCAAGGAGAATCGACCCATTTTACAAAGCTGGTTATTAACTATTCAGATAATGAATCTGCACATACAGCTGAAGAGCTGTGGAGCAAAGGGCTATCTCTTGCTGAAAGTGCGAGTCAACTGAAAGATACTCAAATTTTCGCGGATCAGACAGCCTATTGGAATGGTATCTGGGAGACAAGTGATATTCGGATCGAGGGCGATCCTGAGAATCAGCAGGGCATTCGCTTTTGCATTTTCCAGCTTTATCAGACTTATCATGGTGATCATCCTGGGTTCAACATCGGCGCTAAAGGGCTGACGGGAGAAGTATATCGTGGGTTGGCTTTCTGGGATACAGAATCGTATTGCTTGCCTTTCTATATGTTCAATAATCCTAAGGCCGCCCGGAGCTTGCTGGACTTTAGATATAAGACGTTACCTCAGGCTATGCAACGTGCTAAAGATGTTGATTGCGAGGGAGCATGTTACCCTATTGCTACTATAGATGGAACAGAGAGCTGTGATCTTTGGCAGCATTCGAATCTTCAGCTTCATGTAGGGACTGCTATTTCCTATGGTATCTGGCATTATGTCAAAAATACTGGCGATAAAGAATTCCTGCACAGTAAAGGCGCTGAGATGCTGGTTCAGATTAGTAGATTCTACGCTACACGCGGTCAATGGGGTCAACAAAGCGGGAAATATGGATATTTTGGCGTAATGGGTCCTGATGAGTTCCAATTGATGGTGAATAATAACTGCTATATTAATCTGATGGCCCAAAAATCATTTGAATACACCCTGAATACCCTGCGGGAAATGAAAGAACAGGCACCAACGGCTTTTGCGACGGTTGTAGAAAAGACGGGGCTTCGTGACGAAGAGCTTAACGATTGGAAAAATAAAGCAGACCATATGAAAATTCCGGTTGACGAAGTAACAGGAGTATTTGAAGAACATGATGGATTCTTCGATATGCCGCATATTGATATTCATTCCATCCCTGTAACGGAGTTTCCGCTCTATTCGAACTGGTCATATGATCGTCTGTACCGTTATGACATGATTAAGCAACCGGATGTCCTTATGTTTATGTTCTTATATAATGGACAATTCTCTAAAGAAGCGAAGCTGGCCAACTATGAATATTACGAGTCTAGATGTATTCATGAATCTTCACTTTCACCTTCAATCCATTCCATACTGGCAAGCGAAATCGGTAAGCCGGAAGAAGCCTATTCGTTCTTTGAATTTGCGACAAGACTGGATTTAGACAATTACAACCGTAATACACGTGAAGGGCTTCACACAACTTCGATTGCAGCCGCTTGGATGAATATTGTATATGGCTTTGGTGGTATGCGTTCAGATGGAGAGCGGTTGTCCTTCCAACCTTCATTACCTGAACGCTGGAACGAGTATAGTTTCCAAGTGATGTACGAAGGGGTATTACTACGTATTTTGGTAAACAAAACTTCAGTAACGCTCACAGCAATTCATGGGGGTAGCACGGATATTATCGTGTACGGCCAGTCCATTACAGTGGATGCTTCCGGCACGACGCTTCCGCTAGGCGAAGGGATGTTGGCCCGATGA
- a CDS encoding Crp/Fnr family transcriptional regulator encodes MLKEHYNVIEAHGNTNCFSEQNFNRLLVTMKERVVPEGSHLFWEGDYSDKLFYIKRGRVKLTKSTDEGKELILYMYQAGDMVGQADPFFSTKHSFTAEVIEESEVGVIEQKDLEILICQHCDFAIDFMKWMGIHHRLTQTKFRDLMMYGKPGALCSTLIRLGNTYGEKSSDGENILINKKITHTDLSNMIGATRESVNRMLSDLRKKDAVEYENGMIVIKDLGMLQEICHCEMCPNEICRI; translated from the coding sequence ATGCTAAAAGAACATTACAATGTCATCGAAGCCCACGGAAATACAAACTGTTTCTCCGAACAGAATTTCAACAGACTTCTTGTTACTATGAAAGAGCGCGTTGTTCCAGAGGGTTCACATCTTTTCTGGGAAGGCGACTACTCGGATAAATTGTTTTATATCAAACGTGGACGTGTGAAATTAACTAAATCAACGGATGAAGGTAAAGAACTTATTCTTTATATGTACCAAGCTGGCGATATGGTAGGTCAAGCGGACCCATTCTTCAGCACCAAGCACAGCTTTACTGCAGAAGTGATTGAAGAGAGTGAAGTTGGCGTTATCGAGCAAAAGGATCTAGAAATTCTCATTTGCCAACATTGTGATTTTGCTATCGACTTTATGAAATGGATGGGCATTCATCACCGCCTAACTCAAACGAAATTCCGTGATCTGATGATGTATGGCAAACCAGGCGCACTTTGCTCTACTCTCATTCGACTTGGTAATACTTATGGTGAGAAGAGCAGCGATGGTGAGAACATCCTCATCAACAAAAAAATTACGCATACAGATCTGTCCAACATGATCGGCGCCACTCGTGAGAGTGTAAACCGGATGCTGAGTGACTTGCGTAAAAAGGATGCGGTTGAGTACGAAAACGGCATGATTGTCATCAAGGATCTTGGTATGCTGCAGGAAATTTGCCACTGCGAAATGTGTCCAAACGAGATCTGCCGAATTTAA